CCACCCAGGCGGCCAATACCGCTATGAGCCAAGCCCGAACATCCGGTAATATGTCCCTGGCAATGCAAATCAGAAAGTTGAGTGTACTGGGTATGTAAAATGATGTCAGTTCATTATTGATTTGCCATCTGCTTCATGATAAACCCTTATCCTTCTACGTTTGATAGTGAAAAAGTATCAGCAAGTCAAGGTTAAATCCCTGCCCTGGAGGCAGTTAGACCAATTGATAATAAGGAGTTATTGTCAATGCGTGCGGTGGTTCAGCGGGTTAAAAAAGCGTCGGTTGCGGTTAACAGCGAGGAAGTCTCTGTGATCGACCGGGGTTTCCTGGTCCTGTTGGGAGTAGCTAAAGGTGACGGTGCGACTGATGTTGATTATATGATCAGGAAAATCAGCAGCTTGCGTATCTTTGGTAATGAGCAGGGAAAGCTGAATCGTTCCCTGGCGGATGTGGAAGGTGAGGTCCTGCTGGTTCCCCAGTTTACGCTTTTCGGCGACGTGCGCAAAGGAACCCGTCCCTCATTTTTTGGTGCGGCTGATGCGGCAACCGGAAAACAGCTGTATCTGGAGGTTATGGAAGGCTTGCAGCAGCTGGGAATTCCAGTTTATGGTGGGAGATTCCAGGAAATGATGGAAGTGAAATTGATTAATGACGGTCCGGTTACTATCTTGCTGGACAGTCGAAAACAGTTTTAGGCTACCTTGAAAAATGGCCTTTTTGCTCGATTACGGCGTTAGGCTCAAATTATAATCCTCAAAATATGAAAATATATTCCTGCGGTTATAATTTTCGCCTGCCTTGTACTCAAACAAAAATTCTAATTTTTCAAGACAGCCTTAAGTGAGCGAGAGCCATGCCGGAACATCCCTGGAAATTTCTTTCAGCCGTGTCTGCCGACAGGCAGGGCTGTTTTTAGCGCAACTTATAGAAAGTTGAGATATTGATTTTCTGAAGGTGGAATGTAGCTGCGCAGAATTTTTGCCGCAATTTTTGCGCATGCGAAAAAATTGCGGAGTGGTTTCATGGTTTTCATCATAAGCTGTATGCCGGCAGGGGTTTTAAAAGTTTCCAAGGATTATTGTGCAATGATGGTCGGGAACTCTATAAATAACTGATTTTTAATATCTTTTTTTATCTGTTTGCAGCTTAGCAAAAAAAATGTTTGTTTCCAGGTCGGCAATTATAAAAAATATGATTTTTGTTCGTATCTGGAATAATTATTGCGAACATGTTCTGCCGTTTGCAGGTGAGTCAATTTATTGTTGAAGGAATAACAACCAAACAACGCTATCAAGGAGGTAGTAATGGCCAAAGAATTGAACATTCAGGAAGCTAGCATCTGTGAAACCACTCTGCAGATGCTGGAAAAAGCAAAAAAAGATGGAGTCCAGACCTGTTTTGACCGGTCGACTGAAATGACCCCCTGTCCTATCGGGGATAAATCAGCCTGTTGTAAAAACTGCTCCATGGGTCCCTGCCGGCTGAGTCCGAAAGATCCCTACGCGAAAAAAGGCGTTTGCGGAGCTACTATTGATACTATCCAGGCCCGGAACTTTGCCCGTATGGTGGTCGGTGGTGCTGCCGCCCATACTGACCACGGGATGGCGATGCTGGATCTGTTTAAAGAAGTTGTCCATGGTAAAATTACCGATTATACCATCAAAGATGTTGACAAACTGAAATATGTCTGCAGTGAAATTGATATTGCCACGACGGTTGAGGTTGATGGTGAGGTCAAGGATCGCGACGTTAAGGAAATGGCCCTGGAACTGGCTGAAGAATTGGAAAAAACCTACACTCAGGTGGAAGGTGAAATCCCCTTCATGAAGCGGGTGCCGGAAAAAACTTATGAGGACTGGAAGGAGCTGGGTATCGTCCCCCGTGGGGCCATGCGCGAAATTATGGAAATGATGCACCGCACCCATATCGGAGTTGATCAGCATTATGAGAATATTGCCCAGCAGTTCCAGCGCACGGCTTTGTCCGATGGCTGGGGCGGTTCCATGGTCGCCACCGAGCTCTCTGATATTCTTTATGGGACTCCTAAAGCTATCCAGGCCAATACTGATATGGGCTGCCTGGATGAAGAGTCGGTCAACGTTATCATTCACGGCCATGAACCTGGCTTGTTTGAATCGATGATCGATGCCTGCAACGACCCGAAGAATATCGAAAAAGCCAAGGCTGCCGGTGCCAAGGGCATCGTCTTGGGCGGTATGTGCTGTTCCGGGACTGAAGTGATGATGCGTCATGGGATACCTCACATAGGTAACTTCCTTTCCGCTGAGCCGGTAATCGTTACCGGGGCTGTTGATGCCATGGGTGTTGATATTCAGTGCATCATGCAGGGTCTGGCACCGCTGTCTGAGTGCTATGGTACCAGGTTCGTGACCACTAACCGCCGGGCTCACATTGAAGGTGCTGTTCACGTGGAATTGGAGGAAGATAATCCCCGCAAATGTGTTGATACGATTGTTGAGATGGCTATTGAGCGTTATAAAAACCGCA
This DNA window, taken from Pseudomonadota bacterium, encodes the following:
- the dtd gene encoding D-aminoacyl-tRNA deacylase; protein product: MRAVVQRVKKASVAVNSEEVSVIDRGFLVLLGVAKGDGATDVDYMIRKISSLRIFGNEQGKLNRSLADVEGEVLLVPQFTLFGDVRKGTRPSFFGAADAATGKQLYLEVMEGLQQLGIPVYGGRFQEMMEVKLINDGPVTILLDSRKQF
- the cooS gene encoding anaerobic carbon-monoxide dehydrogenase catalytic subunit, with the translated sequence MAKELNIQEASICETTLQMLEKAKKDGVQTCFDRSTEMTPCPIGDKSACCKNCSMGPCRLSPKDPYAKKGVCGATIDTIQARNFARMVVGGAAAHTDHGMAMLDLFKEVVHGKITDYTIKDVDKLKYVCSEIDIATTVEVDGEVKDRDVKEMALELAEELEKTYTQVEGEIPFMKRVPEKTYEDWKELGIVPRGAMREIMEMMHRTHIGVDQHYENIAQQFQRTALSDGWGGSMVATELSDILYGTPKAIQANTDMGCLDEESVNVIIHGHEPGLFESMIDACNDPKNIEKAKAAGAKGIVLGGMCCSGTEVMMRHGIPHIGNFLSAEPVIVTGAVDAMGVDIQCIMQGLAPLSECYGTRFVTTNRRAHIEGAVHVELEEDNPRKCVDTIVEMAIERYKNRTKPVEIPKKTQMSISGISHEYINYVLGGTYRTSYTPLNENIINGRIRGLAGVVGCTNPRVKHDWVHVEVVKELIKNNVLVVQTGCSAISLAKAGLMTPEAAKYAGDGLAEVCETGGIPPVLNMGSCVDNSRILIAAAEMVKTGGLGERISELPVAGSAPEWMSEKAISIGQYFVSSGVYTVFGAAFPVTDNTKFKDLLFKGLEEQHGGMWDFAIDPYEHAQKMIDHIDKKREALGIQEKKERKLFDMDDRRTM